One genomic region from Paracoccus pantotrophus encodes:
- a CDS encoding DUF421 domain-containing protein, translating to MLEDLHRIFLGDQQLGFAWEVFFRTVIIYFYTLALMRWLGGRTVAQLSIVEFLLVIAIGSAVGDSLFYPDVPLLPAMFAIFLVAAFNKLVDEAILSSDRLSRIFEGRPRIVVTEGRVHHDRLRRQGIGIGELHAKLREKGVADLADVKFAILEADGTLSVLKRDRDGAAGLYQPPAIPQHEMAWSGKA from the coding sequence ATGCTCGAAGACCTTCACCGCATCTTCCTGGGCGATCAGCAGCTGGGCTTCGCCTGGGAGGTCTTTTTCCGCACCGTCATCATTTATTTCTACACGCTGGCCCTGATGCGCTGGCTGGGCGGGCGCACGGTGGCGCAGCTTTCCATCGTCGAGTTCCTGCTGGTCATCGCCATCGGCTCGGCGGTGGGCGATTCGCTGTTCTATCCCGACGTGCCCCTGCTGCCGGCGATGTTCGCGATCTTTCTGGTCGCGGCCTTCAACAAGCTGGTGGACGAGGCGATCCTGTCCTCGGACCGGCTGTCGCGGATCTTCGAGGGCCGGCCGCGCATCGTCGTCACCGAGGGCCGCGTCCACCACGACCGCCTGCGCCGGCAGGGCATCGGCATCGGCGAGCTTCACGCCAAGCTGCGCGAGAAGGGCGTGGCCGACCTTGCCGATGTCAAGTTCGCCATTCTCGAGGCGGACGGCACGCTTTCGGTGCTGAAGCGGGACCGGGACGGCGCGGCCGGGCTTTACCAGCCCCCTGCCATCCCGCAGCACGAAATGGCCTGGTCAGGCAAGGCATGA
- a CDS encoding NAD(P)/FAD-dependent oxidoreductase, with protein MTAPRRTRRRQLRTAQPFWAETPHIAVAHRAAPSQRRWDVVIIGTGISAALLAERLTRRKRRVLLVDRRQPVRGSSLASTAMIQHEIDVPLSRLMRQIGPDKAARAWRRSVKAVEELLRLSRRLGLDCQMQRKRALYLAGDEMGFRALRAEAALRRETGIAAEFIPRQRLLAEYGIDRTGAILSTDSASANPAQLTAGLLRLAQERGAEIVSPFEVTDFAELADGVALASAGGRVVAAGHAVFCTGYEFLPQLASAHHRIISTWAIASAEGVRRPDWLAELLVWEAADPYLYFRATPTGRIIAGGEDEAGAHAHEDAGKLRRNAAGIARKLAETAGIRIGRPAYAWAAAFGDSDDGLPIIDLVPGCRRCHAVMGFGGNGITYSAIAAELTARRIDGRSDPDADLYRFR; from the coding sequence ATGACCGCGCCGCGCCGTACCCGCCGGCGCCAGTTGCGCACCGCGCAACCCTTCTGGGCCGAGACGCCGCATATCGCCGTCGCGCATCGGGCGGCGCCCTCGCAGCGGCGCTGGGACGTGGTGATCATCGGCACCGGCATTTCCGCGGCGCTGCTGGCCGAGCGGCTGACGCGGCGCAAGCGGCGGGTGCTGCTGGTGGATCGCCGCCAGCCGGTGCGGGGCTCGTCGCTCGCCTCGACGGCAATGATCCAGCACGAGATCGACGTGCCGCTCAGCCGGCTCATGCGCCAGATCGGCCCCGACAAGGCAGCGCGGGCCTGGCGACGCTCGGTCAAGGCGGTCGAGGAACTGCTGCGCCTGTCGCGTCGCCTGGGCCTCGATTGCCAGATGCAGCGCAAGCGGGCGCTCTATCTTGCCGGGGACGAGATGGGCTTTCGCGCGCTGCGGGCCGAGGCGGCGCTGCGCCGCGAGACCGGCATCGCCGCCGAGTTCATCCCCCGCCAGCGCCTGCTTGCGGAATACGGCATCGACCGCACCGGGGCCATCCTGTCCACCGATTCGGCCTCGGCCAATCCGGCGCAGCTGACGGCCGGGCTGCTGCGGCTGGCGCAGGAGCGCGGGGCCGAGATCGTCTCGCCCTTCGAGGTCACGGATTTCGCGGAACTGGCGGACGGGGTGGCGCTGGCCTCGGCCGGCGGGCGCGTGGTGGCGGCGGGGCATGCGGTGTTCTGCACCGGTTACGAATTCCTGCCGCAGCTTGCCTCGGCGCATCACCGGATCATCTCGACCTGGGCCATCGCCTCGGCCGAGGGGGTGCGCCGGCCGGACTGGCTGGCCGAGCTGCTGGTCTGGGAGGCGGCCGATCCCTACCTGTATTTCCGCGCCACGCCCACCGGCCGGATCATCGCCGGCGGCGAGGACGAGGCCGGCGCCCATGCCCATGAGGATGCCGGCAAGCTGCGCCGCAATGCCGCCGGGATCGCGCGCAAGCTGGCCGAGACCGCCGGCATCCGCATCGGCCGGCCCGCCTATGCCTGGGCGGCCGCCTTTGGCGACAGCGACGACGGGCTGCCCATCATCGACCTGGTGCCGGGCTGCCGGCGCTGCCATGCGGTGATGGGCTTTGGCGGCAACGGCATCACCTATTCCGCCATCGCCGCCGA